One candidate division WOR-3 bacterium genomic window, GAAACTACAGGATATTTCCAAGCCAGGGGTACGTCCGTCTCGATGAGAATTTTGTATTTCACCCTGAGGATCCTGAAATCTACTCGGAAAACGCTTATTACCCTGAAAATATTCTGGAAAATTTTACAACGGGCAACAAGTCCGGTTTTTCAATTTGCGCTCTCGAACTGAACCCATTCCGGTATAATCCAGCGACAGGCGAATTGTATTATCTCGAGCGTTGCAGATTAAAAGTAGATTTCGATGATGGTCTTGGAGATATTGTGTATCTGACTGAAAAGCAGTCAACGGAGTTTTCACGGCAGATCGAGGGAATAGTCGAAAATCCCGGTGATGTTTTTGTTTTCAGCCCCATGATAAAGGATCTCAGGGATTCCTCGCACGAATACGTTATAGTGGCGCCTTATTCAATTTCTCAGGAATTTGAAGAACTGATAGAGTGGAAATCTAGAAAAGGGTATTCATCCGTTGTAGTCCCTGTTGAATCAATTTACGTCAATTACAGCGGCTATGACGACATGGAGAAGATCAGGAATTTTGTCAAGGATATGCACCAGAACCATGGTCTCATATACCTTGTTTTAGCCGGTGATCATGATAATTTAGGCTCGAGGGTAATACCAATAAGAAACGGTTCGACGACCGACAACACGCCTTCCGACCTGTATTTTTCTGATGTCGTCCCTTATTCTTCGAACTGGGACGGAAACGGCAATCATGTATATGGAGAATACAACATAGACGGATGCGACTGGTATAGCGATGTCTATGTCGGTAGGTTCCCAGTGAACAATTCTCAGGAAGTGCAGAGATGGATATCCAAAGTCATTGGGTACGAACAGAATCCGCCTTCAGGCTATCTTGAAAAATCATTGATGGCGGGGGCGGGTCTCTGGCCAAGTGTCAACTACTACGGGGACAGGGTCTGCAATTATATAGCCGACAACTTCCTTCCCGTTCATTGGCAGCATGTCAAAATGTACCAAACAGACACTCTTTCCTTTCCTCAAGGATTCACAGATTCATTCAGCGACGGATGCGCGTGGAGTCAAATCTGCGGTCACGGCAACCCCGACGGTATATACTGGTACAATCCGGGCGGATCCATTATAGACGGTTCTTCGGCTTCGGCTCTGACAAACGGAATGAAACTAGGGGTGGTTCATTCCATAGCATGCCAGCCCGGCTGGTTTGACAACTATGAATGCGTCGGGGAGAAATTATTCAACGCTCCAAACGGAGGAGCCATCGCTGTCCAGTTCAACGCGAGGTATGGCTGGGGGGCACCTCCGTCTTTCGGACCTTCTGAATGGCTGTGTATTTGGTTGGCTGAGGTGGTTTTCACCAACGAAGTGTGGAATATTGGTGCCGCCCACGGTTTGAGTAAAGATGTAATGGTTCCAGGTTTAAGCCAAGGTGAACATTGGTGCGTCACGGAGCTCAATTTATTCGCTGACCCTGAAACTCCTGTGTATTCATCTGAACCTCAGTCGCTCTATCCCACTTATGATCCGGTGGTCAGCCTTGGATCGAATCAGTATTCGGTCAACGTCTCAAATTCGAGGGATCCTGTGGAAGGCGCTGTTTGTTGCCTTTCAGACAGAGACGAACCTTCAATAAAATTTTATGCTGTTACCGACCCCTCGGGAAATGCAGTTGTAAGTACAAATTTTATCTCCACGACAAGTGTCGTGCTGACGGTGACCTCACATGACTACAGGGCTTTCCTGGATACTATACCGGCTTCAAGCTCATCTTCTTTTGTCGCTTTTACGGGAATAGACACAGTTATCGGCGGTTATCAAAACGGACAGTTCAATACCGGGTGTCATTATTCGGCGAAAATTGATGTAGCGAATTTTGGAACGCAGACGGCAAACGCGGTCAGGGGGGTTTTGTCCTGTTCTGAAACCGGAATAGCATTTAATCAAGATACGCTTGTATTCGGGAATATTGATCCTTCAGACACCGTCACTTCTGCCGGCTCCGCTGCCTTTTCTGTTTCAAACAACATTCCCGACGGCACCACTTTTCACGTGGATCTGACCTGCTTCGATCAAGACGACAGCACTTGGTTGAGTTCTTTTGATTTGACAGTAAATTCTCCTCAAATTGATTTTGTTGTTTTAAAAGGCCCCCAGACAGCTTCACCCGGTGACACTTTGCTTCTGACTCCTGTTGTTAAGAACACTGGAAGCGCTAACGCTTTTAATTCCACGGTCAAAATGAGAACCACCAACACAAACATTTCGGTTTTTGATTCTTCTGAGACGGTAGCGTGCTTACATCCCGATTCCTCAGCTGAACTCTACAGACAATTTGCAATCGCCATATCCCCATCTTGCCCTGAACCGACATACATAGATCTCGTCTTTGAGATCAAAACCGAAAGTCTCGATGTTTTTTGCGACACCTTCGTCCTTTATGTGGGGCAAGCTTTTGAGGAGGATTTTGAAGGAACCCCTGGGGACTGGATATTTTCAGGCCCTTCTTCCTGGCACACCACTGAACATACATCTAACAGCCCTACTCATTCAATGTATTGCGGAGTTGAAAACAATTGGACTTATTCCAATTCAATAGCTAATTCCAGGGTTATTTCACCAGCTGTCGATATAGCAAGAGGCAGTCAACTGACCTTCTGGCATAAATACGAGCTGTACGACAACAAGGATAAAGTGCAGGTGATGATTTCAACTGACGGAGGATCAACCTGGGACCTTATAAACCCGGTTCAAGGATACACGGGAAAATGGGCATACGCACCTTACGACTCAATTTATACGGGCAGTCAGCAGACATGGCAAAGGCAGGATTTTATTCTTGACTATGAAGGAGAAGTAAAACTGAGCTGGCTGTTTTTCTCCAACCCTTCACAGAACGCCGAAGGCTACTATTTCGACGATGTTTCATTGCATCTATCTTCAGGTCTCACCGGAGTCGAAGAGCCGGTAGAACCTTCACCTTTGAAAGATTTCGAGCTGTTCAGGGCTTATCCGAATCCGACTCAAGGAGAGATCCTGATCTCTTATTCTCTGGGGGTTTCCTCTATAGTTGAGGTGTCGGTTTTCGATATCACGGGAAGACAAGTTATCCGACTTTACAGCGGAGAGCAGAACCCAGGAAGATATTCGGTTGAATGGAACGGAAGAGACGAAAAGGGCGAATTAATGCCTTCGGGCACCTATTTTTACAAAGTAACAGCATGCGGACAAATTACAGGAGACAAATTTATAGTCGTGAAATAGATCTGCAAATACATACTGTTTTTGAGGAGGAACTTTGCTGAAATACGTCGATTTTGCCGTGGAAGAAATTTTGCGTCTCTGTAAAATACCCAGCCCTTCGGGTTTTACGAGAGAAATAGAAAATCAAGTTTTCAATGAACTCACGTCTTTCGGTTTTCAGACCACATATTCCAACAAGAGGTCAATCCTTTCCCTTTTAGGGGGTGAAGGTCATACGCTGGTCCTCGCCGCTCACTTAGACACGCTAGGCGCTATGGTGAGGTCACTTAAGCCGAATGGAAGGTTGAGGTTTACAAAGATCGGAGGATTTCCGGAAAATTTCATCGAGGGAGAGAACTGCACTATCCATACTCGAGAAGGGCGCACTTTTTCTGGAACTTTTCAGCTTTTAAAGCCTTCTGTCCATGTAAACAAGAAAGCCGCAGAAGAGAAAAGGGATGATGAAAACGTGGAAATTGTTGTTGATGAAAAGGTCAGAGACAAGAAAGACTTGATCTCACTCGGCATCAGTCCGGGGGATTTCGTGTCTTTTGACCCCAAGACAGTTTTGACCCAAAGCGGCTTTATCAAGAGCAGACACCTCGACGACAAAGCGAGCGCGGGGATATTGATCGCGTTAGCCAAATTGCTGAAGGAAGAGAAAATAACACCGGCAAGAAAAGTTTACCTTCTTTTTACGACATTTGAGGAAGTAGGACACGGAGCGTCTTCAGGTTTGCCTGAAGACGCCGAAGAAATAGTTTCGGTCGACATGGGGGCTGTCGGTGACGATCTTGAGACTGACGAATACAAAGTTTCAATATGCGCAAAAGATTCTGGAGGACCTTACGACTTCAATGTCACCAACAAACTCATAGAGTTAGCGAAAAAGGAAAAACTTAATTACGCCGTGGATATTTATCCTTTTTACGGCTCTGATGCTGAAGCGGCTCTTTACGCGGGCTTCGACGTCAGGCACGGCTTGATTGGACCGGGAGTTTCCGCCTCCCACGGTTACGAAAGGACGCACAGAGAAGGAGTTGAAAACACGCTGAAATTGCTGAAAGAATATGTCAATTCTCCGGTGGTTTCTGCTCTTTCTTGACGCCTTTTAAAGTCTGTTTTAAAAAAGCGAAAACACTGCCTCCGGTTATCATACCGAGTATGTAGACTATTAAAACCTGCAGTGCCAGTGGAAGGGTCATCTTCCATGAGAGAAAGCAAAGCGTGACCGTCTGTCTGTTCTGAACGGCGAAAATGACCACCAAGCAGATAAATACAGTAATCAATACAATATAAACATACCGCATATTTCCTCCTTTGACCTTTGTTATACAACAGCAATTGTGCCCTAAGAAAATCATTATAAAGCCAAGAGGTCCGTTTACGGAACCAGTTATAAAACACGGGCGGTTTAAAAGTATAATACTACGCTTTAAGAAATACGAGGAAAATGGATAACTATTCTTGGAGAAGGAGATACAAACAAAACAGAGCATATTTTCTGCAAAAAATATAAATTGGACTTCAGAGAAAAAATTGTCAATTGTTCTTAAAAGTTTAAAGATATTTTGGATAAATTTTCGGGGCTACAGCTTTTCATCATTCAACGCTGAGATGGAAAATTCTGATGATTATGAAATCCGGGACAAAATTTACGCTTGATGGATTTGGAGCAGCACACGAGTTATCAATTCGGAAAACAAGCAGCTATCTACATTATGCTTTAAATTTATTTCAAGAGAGTATAATATATTCTACAAAATCATAAAGAGGTGGATTTTGCAGGATTTTGAAAAACTCGGTTTTTTCTATATTGGAAAAAAGTATGATTTTCAAAACAAAAAACTGACAAACGACTATTTTTTGTATGATTCCCGCGACCTGTTGACTCACGCAGTCTGTCTTGGTATGACTGGAAGCGGAAAAACAGGACTCTGCGTGACCCTACTTGAAGAAGCCGTTATTGACGGTATTCCGTCCCTGATTATTGACCCAAAGGGAGATATAGCAAACATACTTCTGACTTTTCCCGAACTAAAAACCGAAGATTTTTTGCCGTGGATCAACCTGGACGATGCGAGAAAAGAGAATATGACCGAACATCAGTTCGCCGAAAAACAGGCGAACATCTGGAAAAATGGAATTATGGAATGGGGGCAGAGCCTTGATAGGATAAATCTTTTGAAACAATCCTCCGATTTCAGAATATACACTCCAGGCAGCAACGCCGGTTTGCCTGTTTCTTTCCTCAGATCTCTGAAAGCTCCGAATATGAGAATTGCTTCAGACAGGGAATACTTGAATGAAAAGGTTAATTCCACGGTCACCAGTTTACTCAAGCTTGTCGGAGTTCAGGGAGATCCTCTGAACAGCAGAGAGCATATCCTTTTGGTGAATATTTTCGAGCATTTCTGGAGTGACAAGAAAGATCTCAACCTTGAATTGTTGATTCAATCGATTCAAAAACCGCCGATGAACAAAGTTGGAATAATGGATTTGGAA contains:
- a CDS encoding T9SS type A sorting domain-containing protein, whose protein sequence is MKKIFTTSLFAILAFYSLTAGQLVFDFSIDRSDFNLISIGERSLIQMEDGMASSEKGSPFLPSLKINYSIPSRSVVRDVVVEDAEWIYLGNYRIFPSQGYVRLDENFVFHPEDPEIYSENAYYPENILENFTTGNKSGFSICALELNPFRYNPATGELYYLERCRLKVDFDDGLGDIVYLTEKQSTEFSRQIEGIVENPGDVFVFSPMIKDLRDSSHEYVIVAPYSISQEFEELIEWKSRKGYSSVVVPVESIYVNYSGYDDMEKIRNFVKDMHQNHGLIYLVLAGDHDNLGSRVIPIRNGSTTDNTPSDLYFSDVVPYSSNWDGNGNHVYGEYNIDGCDWYSDVYVGRFPVNNSQEVQRWISKVIGYEQNPPSGYLEKSLMAGAGLWPSVNYYGDRVCNYIADNFLPVHWQHVKMYQTDTLSFPQGFTDSFSDGCAWSQICGHGNPDGIYWYNPGGSIIDGSSASALTNGMKLGVVHSIACQPGWFDNYECVGEKLFNAPNGGAIAVQFNARYGWGAPPSFGPSEWLCIWLAEVVFTNEVWNIGAAHGLSKDVMVPGLSQGEHWCVTELNLFADPETPVYSSEPQSLYPTYDPVVSLGSNQYSVNVSNSRDPVEGAVCCLSDRDEPSIKFYAVTDPSGNAVVSTNFISTTSVVLTVTSHDYRAFLDTIPASSSSSFVAFTGIDTVIGGYQNGQFNTGCHYSAKIDVANFGTQTANAVRGVLSCSETGIAFNQDTLVFGNIDPSDTVTSAGSAAFSVSNNIPDGTTFHVDLTCFDQDDSTWLSSFDLTVNSPQIDFVVLKGPQTASPGDTLLLTPVVKNTGSANAFNSTVKMRTTNTNISVFDSSETVACLHPDSSAELYRQFAIAISPSCPEPTYIDLVFEIKTESLDVFCDTFVLYVGQAFEEDFEGTPGDWIFSGPSSWHTTEHTSNSPTHSMYCGVENNWTYSNSIANSRVISPAVDIARGSQLTFWHKYELYDNKDKVQVMISTDGGSTWDLINPVQGYTGKWAYAPYDSIYTGSQQTWQRQDFILDYEGEVKLSWLFFSNPSQNAEGYYFDDVSLHLSSGLTGVEEPVEPSPLKDFELFRAYPNPTQGEILISYSLGVSSIVEVSVFDITGRQVIRLYSGEQNPGRYSVEWNGRDEKGELMPSGTYFYKVTACGQITGDKFIVVK
- a CDS encoding M42 family metallopeptidase — translated: MKYVDFAVEEILRLCKIPSPSGFTREIENQVFNELTSFGFQTTYSNKRSILSLLGGEGHTLVLAAHLDTLGAMVRSLKPNGRLRFTKIGGFPENFIEGENCTIHTREGRTFSGTFQLLKPSVHVNKKAAEEKRDDENVEIVVDEKVRDKKDLISLGISPGDFVSFDPKTVLTQSGFIKSRHLDDKASAGILIALAKLLKEEKITPARKVYLLFTTFEEVGHGASSGLPEDAEEIVSVDMGAVGDDLETDEYKVSICAKDSGGPYDFNVTNKLIELAKKEKLNYAVDIYPFYGSDAEAALYAGFDVRHGLIGPGVSASHGYERTHREGVENTLKLLKEYVNSPVVSALS
- a CDS encoding DUF1049 domain-containing protein, yielding MRYVYIVLITVFICLVVIFAVQNRQTVTLCFLSWKMTLPLALQVLIVYILGMITGGSVFAFLKQTLKGVKKEQKPPEN